The genomic window AACTGCCAGGGAATGCATGTCAGGTGTGTAGGCATCTTTGTAGTATGTGCTGTTGGGGGACTGGAAAGGGAAGGATTAGAGCTAGTACATGATAAGCCGAACGGAATCATACCGCACAGTGTcattttttgcttttaggttagaGAATTTTTTATGAGACATCGCGCGGCTCTCCTTCTAAAGAAACAAAAATTTAGCTCGGTAAGCAGTATGGGGCTAAATAATTTACTACGTTGTTTTCGAGAGTGGAATGGCTCACACTAAATTGAAAAAAAAATGTGAAATGTGTTTCGAACCATGGCCTCAGGTTTCTTGTATCATAGTTTGGCAACCAATCAACTATCCAAATTATGTGTTAGATAGAAGCATCATCATTAAATCTGTATCGCTAAATCGGCCACCAGTTGTGCAGATATATTATGGTGTCTTCGAAAACACCACTAAATCTATGGTGGCATTTTGCAAAATGCTCCATATAATACTATATATTACTGTGTTTTTGTCTTATGCCATTAATTGAGCATGTACGAAGGCGTTCTTCATAGATGCCTGCTAACAAGGGACATTTGAAGGCGTTCTCAGAACACCTTTAAGAAAGGTAATCTAAGACACCTTTTTAATGTTTTTTAGGAAATGCCCTTTTTCTCAATCATGATTGAAGACATATTGAAAACTCAAGTTTTTCTAGGGGAATATTGAAAATCAAGTAGAGGTAGAAAAACGGCATCGATTATTCTATGGGCTTCATGTTGTGCCAGGTAGGGCCATAAAGAGGCCCTGAGATTTTTCACGGTGGACATAGTAAGCGGTCGTGCTTCCCTAAAAAGGAGAAGGAGGGCATGCCACGCTGCACTTCCTTCAAAACTCCATCGTGGAAAAACAAAGTATGTTTTAAGTCATACTTGCATTGGGAAGTTGCCTGGAATTTAAGTTCAGTCTGTTGAATTCTACAACGTATACCCGATAGAGAGACGGAGAGGGGAGGGGTCATAGCGAATGCCACCAAGGACCCGGTGAAGAGTAATCAGAGGCTTGACGATTCAGGTGCAGAGTGGGGCTACCAGTGCCGGAGAGGAAGGGGAGATGGGTGGGTTTAAAGGAATTGACATGGGCCGCGGCAGACGTAGAAGAGCGACAATATGAAGAAGATggcaggaggaggagatggaggaagGCACGCCATCCATTGGATCTAGATAAGACAACCTGGAAAATTAATTCGACTAGTGCCAAAAAGAAAACTAAGGTAAACCACATATAGCCAGGGATGTCATGCAAAAAGAAAACCATGACTCTTTTTATGTTGGCATGTCTTTCTATAACGAAAACTGAGAATGGAATATGAGCTTGTATAGTAAAAGCTATTTTCATTAAGCTATTTTTCCATTCAGTACTACGAGCGGTGCATAACGGTGATGTTAAGCCCCTCTTATTGCGCACATGCTACAAAAGTTATGGTTTGTGCCTGAATGCACTGCTTTGAAAGCTAGAGAAGAGAAGATTTAATACTAAGTTTGTTTAGAGAAAGGATTAAAGCCTTTTTTTTTTAAATGAAGCCTTTCCGAGACAACTTGAAAACAACTAATCCCAATAACTTGGAACAATCGCCACGGTGAGGGTCTATCGAAATATTCTTTTTTCTGAAGTGAGCTGCTCCTAGTGAACGAATCAGCCCTCCCTGATCGTTCAGCAGGGGAAGGGACAAGACAAACCCGCAATGGTCCAGAGGCCTAGTTTACTGATTTTTTAAAAAAGACATGAAGAAAATATATATCTTTTTGTTGTAAACACAAAGAAAAAACATCGTATAATAGCCATGAGTATAAAAAAATGAAAACTGCAATGCCACTTTATGAAAAATGCCAAGTAAATTTATAAAATGGCCATGCTACTTTATAAAAATGCTATGGCGTCAAGATGCGTGCGACGGTGATGGGAGCGTTCGCTGGGGTTGGCCTCGCAGGAAACGTCAGCCAAATAACATTTCTGCCTAACAAAAATTGTGTGAGCGGAAGGATAGAAAAATGCGACTCATTATTTCCTCGCCTTCCTTTGCGTTTGACACAGTTTGGGACCCTCGCCGTGGAACTCCGTGGAGAACCGCCGCGCGCTGCGCCGGCGGATGCTACGCCGAGCTCCCAGGCTTCTCGCCGCCGTAAATCTCACCTTCTCCGCCACAGCCAACCTCGCCCGCACTTCCTACCCGGACCTTCACGTAGCATTATTCCACCATGCGCCCGCCGAGGGCGAGGGCGGCGCCCGCTACCTGCTCGACGGAATGCCCCACGGGACACGGGCCAGCTCCATCGTGCGGGCGCTCAGGGAGGACGCGCGCCCCGCcgcggacgccgtcgccgccctccacTGCGCGTCCCTCAAGTCCGGCGCGGTGCTGGACCCGCCCGTGCGCACCTCCCTCCTCACGGCCTACGCCAGGAGGAGGGGCGACGTGTGTGCCGCCCTGGCGCTGTTCGACGAGGCCGCCCGCCCGGACGTGATCCTATGGAACGCCGTGCTCGATACTTTGACGCGTAGCTGCCGCCTGGGCGACGCCATGGCTCTGTTCCGGCGGATGGCACGCGTGCTCGGGGCATTCGATTCGGCCACCCTGGTCATCATGCTGTCGGGGGCGTCGCGCGCCAGAGACGTGGACCTTGGGACGGCGCTCCATGCCACGGCCGTGAAGAGACGCCTCGACACTGACCTGAACCTTCAGAATGCTCTCGTGGACATGTACGCGAAGTGTGGGCGTTTCTGCGCTTCGGAGGCTGTGTTTTGGACGATGCCGTGTTGGGACACCACCTCATGGAATTCTATGATTGGTGGAAGCGCGTTCAATGGACTTTTTGATGTTTCGGCTTGTTACTTCAGGGAGATGATCCGTTTCACGGTTCAGGCAGATGAGGTCACCCTGTCTTCTGTCCTTTCAGCATCATCTCGCGCAGATGGTCTTTTTTCCTTTGGGAGGTCTGTCCATGGCTATGTGGTCAAGCTTGGTTATGGCGACACTGCATCTTGCTCGGTGGCGAATTCTCTTATAACATTTTATTCGGAGCTTGGATTTACCGAGGACGCAGGGAATGTCTTTGCAGGCATTTCCAGTAAAACTTTGGTATCATGGAATGCTATGATCAAGGGACTGGTGGAGAATGAAAAGGTCAGCGAAGCCCTCTTTGTTTTCCAAGAAATGATATCAGGGTACCAGCCAGATCATGCCACTTTGGTGACTGTAATTTCTGGCTGTGCTGATCAAGGACTACTCTGTGAAGGGAAAGAAATCCACGGATACATAGTCAGAAAAGGCCTTCTGCATGAGGAGTCTTCTATAGGAAATAGCTTACTTGGCTTATATATGAAATGTCATGACTCATTTACTGCTAAGCTTTTGTTCAGCACAATGCCAGTAAGAGACCTGATCTCATGGAACACAATGCTTTCTGGTTACTCAAGAGATGTCTCACTGGGAGTAGAGGCTCAAGCTATGTTCAAAGAGCTGCTTTCTGAAGGTTTAAAGTGCACTTTGACTACTATAATTGCTGTTCTTCCTTCATGCTCTTGTCCAGAAGACCTTAGCTTTGGCAAAGGAGTTCACTCTGTTATCCTGAAGTATGGATTTGTGAGTGCAGTTTCAGTTGTTAATGCGTTGATGCACATGTACATATGCTGCGGGGACACACTGGCTGCCTTAGCGCTGTTGGAAAGAATAATGTTGGTATCAGATATTATTTCATGGAATACAGCCATAGTAGGCTGTGTACAGAATGGACTACATGGTGATGCCTTGGAAGCCTTTCGGTTCATGCATTCGTCTTTGCCAGTAAATCCTGACAGCATTACACTAGTTAGTGTTTTATCAGCATGTGGAACTCTTAAACTGCATTCCCTAGGAAAGTCCATCCACTGCATGTCACTGAAGCGCTTGCTTGCATGCAATTTGAGGGTGAAGAATGCCCTGTTAACCATGTATTTCCGGTTTGCAGATACTGAAAGTGCCGaatcaatcttttatagtcccggAGATATAAATTTGTGCTCCTGGAGTTGTATGATCTCTGGCTTTGCACAGAATAATGAtggctgg from Triticum aestivum cultivar Chinese Spring chromosome 3B, IWGSC CS RefSeq v2.1, whole genome shotgun sequence includes these protein-coding regions:
- the LOC123072343 gene encoding pentatricopeptide repeat-containing protein At4g19220, mitochondrial; the encoded protein is MLRRAPRLLAAVNLTFSATANLARTSYPDLHVALFHHAPAEGEGGARYLLDGMPHGTRASSIVRALREDARPAADAVAALHCASLKSGAVLDPPVRTSLLTAYARRRGDVCAALALFDEAARPDVILWNAVLDTLTRSCRLGDAMALFRRMARVLGAFDSATLVIMLSGASRARDVDLGTALHATAVKRRLDTDLNLQNALVDMYAKCGRFCASEAVFWTMPCWDTTSWNSMIGGSAFNGLFDVSACYFREMIRFTVQADEVTLSSVLSASSRADGLFSFGRSVHGYVVKLGYGDTASCSVANSLITFYSELGFTEDAGNVFAGISSKTLVSWNAMIKGLVENEKVSEALFVFQEMISGYQPDHATLVTVISGCADQGLLCEGKEIHGYIVRKGLLHEESSIGNSLLGLYMKCHDSFTAKLLFSTMPVRDLISWNTMLSGYSRDVSLGVEAQAMFKELLSEGLKCTLTTIIAVLPSCSCPEDLSFGKGVHSVILKYGFVSAVSVVNALMHMYICCGDTLAALALLERIMLVSDIISWNTAIVGCVQNGLHGDALEAFRFMHSSLPVNPDSITLVSVLSACGTLKLHSLGKSIHCMSLKRLLACNLRVKNALLTMYFRFADTESAESIFYSPGDINLCSWSCMISGFAQNNDGWRALQFYQKIEDSVPDEMCTVSIICACTQLGDLRYGKSIHGHVVRSDLQNNVFVSASLVDMYSKCGRLDVAVRVFESSAEKSIACWNSMISALGFHGHGLRSIKLFCKMIQSGMTATRSTFIALLSACSHSGLTDEGWEYYHLMSEKFGITPTDEHHVCIVDMLGRAGRLQEAHKFVESLPSKEAHGVWGALLSACSNKAELKMGESIAKHLLCLEPENSGYYVTISNLYANQDMWDGAVKVRDILQDKRLMKPHGHSIVG